The following nucleotide sequence is from bacterium.
CGTCGACGTGAAGACCGTGTTCCGGCGCATGCGCGAGCTGGTGCCCGACGCCTACCGCGCCTGGCTCGAGTTCGACGGCAAGGCGTTCGCCGACGGCGCGCTGCCGAAGAAGACGAAGGAGCTGATCGCGCTCGGGATCGCGCAGATCACGCAGTGCCCGTGGTGCATCGACGCGCACGTGAAGAAGGCGGCCGCCGCCGGCTGCGCGCCCGCCGAGATCGCCGAGACCATCTTCGTCGCGATGGCGATGGCCTCCGGCGCCGCCTGGAGCCACGGCGGGCTCGCGCTCCAATGCCTGGCCGAGCACGAGAAGGCCGCCGCACCCAAGCCGTGACCCCCACCGACGCGCGCCCGCTCGCCGGCATCGTCGTCGTCGACCTGACACGCGTGCTCGCCGGCCCCTACGCGACGATGGTGCTCGCCAACCTCGGGGCCCGCGTCGTCAAGGTCGAGCGCCCGCGCCGCGGCGACGACGCCCGCGACATCGGCCCGTTCGTCGGCGGCAAGAGCCTCTACTTCTCGGCGCTCAACTGCGACAAGGAATCGATCGCGCTCGACCTGAAGGCCGCCGCCGACCGCGTCGTCTTCGAGCGGCTGCTCGGCCGCGCCGACGTGCTGGTCGAGAACTTCCGTCCCGGGACGCTGGAGCGGCTGGGCTTCGGGCCGGACGTGCTCGCGGCGCGCTGGCCGCGCCTCGTCTACGCGGCGACGTCGGGCTTCGGGCACACGGGTCCGCTGGCGCACCGGCCGGCGTACGACATGGTCGTGCAGGCGATGGGCGGCGTCATGAGCCTCACGGGCCATCCCGGCGGACCGCCGGCGCGCGTCGGGGTGTCGATCGGCGACATCACCGCCGGCCTGTTCCTGGCGCTCGGCATCCAGGCGGCGCTCTGGCGCCGGCGCGAGACGGGGCGCGGCACGATGGTCGACGTCGCCATGCTCGATTGCCAGCTCGCCATCCTCGAGAACGCGCTGACGACCCACCTCGTCACCGGCGCGATCCCCGGGCCGCTCGGTACGCGGCATCCGAACATCGCGCCGTTCCAGGCCTTCGAGGCCGGCGACGGCCGGCCGTTCGTCGTCTGCGCGGGGCACGACGAGGTCTTCGCGCGTCTGTGCGACGCGGTCGGCCGGCGCGACCTGCTCGCCGACCCCCGCTTCGGCACCGCCGAGGACCGGCGCGTCCACGTCGAGGGCCTCGCCGCGACGCTCGGGGCGGTCTTCGCCACGCGGCCGGCTGCCGAGTGGCTGGAGCGGCTGGAGGCGGCCGGGGTCCCGTGCGCGCCCGTCAACACCGTCGCCGACGTCGTGCGCGAGCCCCAGGTCGCGGCCCGCCACATGGTCCTCGACGTCGCCGACCCGCAGATCGGCGCGCTGCGGGTCGCGGGCAACCCGATCAAGCTGGGCGACGTGCCCGAGCGGACCGAGCGCCGTCCGCCGCCCGAGCTCGACCGCGACCGCGCCGCCATCCTCGCCTGGCTCGACGGCGACGTCTGACCCGCTCGCCGCCGGTGCACCGCGGCGGCGCATGGTGTACAGGGGACCGCCCGCCATGATGCGCACGAGCCGCCTCTTCGCCCCCACCCTCCGCGACGACCCGGCCGATGCCGAGGTGGTGAGCCACAAGCTGCTCGTGCGCGCCGGCATGATCCGCCAGGTGGCGCGCGGCATCTACGACTTCCTGCCGCTCGGCCTGCGCGCCGTCCGCCGCGTCGAGAGCATCGTGCGCGACGAGATGGACCGCGCCGGCGCCCAGGAGCTGCTGATGCCGGCCGTCATTCCGGCCGAGCTGTGGCAGGAGAGCGGGCGCTGGGACCTCTACGGCAAGGAGCTGCTGCGCCTGCGCGACCGCCACGATCGCGACTTCTGCTTCGGTCCCACCCACGAGGAGGTCGTCACCGACCTCGTCCGTCGCGAGGTGCGCTCGTACCGCGACCTGCCGAAGAATCTCTACCAGATCCAGGTGAAGTTCCGGGACGAGGTACGGCCGCGATTCGGCCTCATGCGCGGCCGCGAGTTCATCATGAAGGACGCGTACTCGTTCCACACCGACGTGGAGGACGCGCAGCGGGAGTACCGCGTCATGTACGACGCCTACACGCGCATCTTCGAGCGCTGCGGGCTGACGTTCCGCGCCGTCGAGGCGGGCAGCGGCGCGATCGGCGGCTCGCAGACGCACGAGTTCCAGGTGCTGGCCGAGTCGGGCGAGGACGCCATCGTCTCCTGCGAGCAGTGCGGCTACGCCGCCAACGTCGAGAAGGCCGAGGTGCGGCCGCTGCCGCCGCCCGCCGCCGCCGGCGGCGCGCGCGAGCAGGTCGCCACCCCGGGCAAGCGCACCGTCGCCGAGGTCAGCGCCTTTCTCGACGTTCCGGCCGAGCGCTTCGTGAAGACGCTGATCTACGTCGCACCCGACGGCGCCACGGTCGCAGCGCTCGTGCGCGGCGACCACGAGGTGTCGGAGACCAAGCTCGGCGCCGTCCTCGGCGGGACGTTCGCGCTCGCCGACGAGGAGACCGTCCGCCGCGTCACCGGCGCCGCGGTCGGCTTCGCCGGGCCGGTCGGCCTGCGCACGGGCACGATCGTCGCCGACGCCTCGCTGCACGGCATGCGCGGCGCGGTCACCGGCGCCAACGCCGACGAGGCGCATTTCATCGGCGTCGAGCAGGCACGCGACTTTCCGTCCGTCATCTTCGCCGACCTGCGCCAGGCGCGCGCCGGCGACTCCTGTCCGCGCTGCGACGCCGGCGTCTACGCCGCGCATCGCGGCATCGAGGTCGGCCAGGTGTTCTACCTCGGCACGAAGTACTCGAAGGCCATGGGCGCGAGCTACCTCGACGCGAAGGGCGCCGAGCACGCGATCGAGATGGGCTGCTACGGCATCGGCATCACGCGCACGGTCGCGGCGGCCATCGAGCAGAACCACGACGCGGCCGGCATCGTCTGGCCGGCGGCGCTGGCGCCGTACGGTGCGCTCGTGGTGCCGGTGCAGGCGAGCGACGCGACGCTGCGCGAGGCGGCCGAGAGGATCGGCGCCGAGCTCGAGGCGGCCGGCGTCGACACGCTGCTCGACGACCGCGACGAGCGGCCGGGCGTCAAGTTCAAGGACGCCGACCTGATCGGCCTGCCCGTGCGGGTGACGGTCGGAGCGCGATCGCTCCAGAAGGGATGCGTCGAGGTGAAGGCCCGCACGGCGAAGGAGGCGACCGAGGTGCCGGTGGGCGAGGCGGCGGCGCACGTCGCCGCGATGGTGGGACCCCGGTGAGCGGGCCGCGGACTCCCGACGGCATCCGCACCCGCCTCATCTTCGCGCTCGACGTCGAGCGGCTCGACGAAGCCGAGCGCCTGGTCGACCTGCTCGCGCCCGAGATCGCCGTCTTCAAGGTCGGCAAGCAGCTGTTCCTGCACTCCGGCCCAGAAGTCGTGCGCATGATCCACCGCCGCGGCCGCGAGGTCTTCCTCGATCTCAAGTTCCACGACATCCCGCACACGGTCGCGAAGGCCGGCGTCGAGGCGGCGCGGCTCGGCGTGCGCTTCTTCGACCTGCACGCCTCGGGCAGCCTCGAGATGATGGAGCGCACCGCCGCCGAGGTGGCGCGCGTGTGCCGCCGCGAGGGGCTGCGCCGCCCGCGCATCCTCGCGGTCACGGTGCTGACCAGCCTCGGCAAGCGCGACCTCAAGCTGGTCGGCGTCGCCGACGAGGTCGACAGCCAGGTCGTGCGCCTCGCCCGTCTCGCGCACCGCGCCGGCATGGACGGTGTGGTCGCGTCGCCGCTCGAGATCGCGCAGATCCGGAAGAAGTGCGGCCCGTCGTTCCTCATCGTGACGCCGGGCGTGCGGCCGCCGTCGGCGGAGAAGGCCGACCAGAAGCGGGTCATGGCGCCGGGCGAGGCGATGCACGCCGGCGCCGACTACCTCGTCATCGGCCGGCCGGTGCGCGACGCGCCCGATCCGCTCGCGACGGCGCGCGAGATCGTCGCCGACATGGCCCGCGGCTTCCTCACGGCGCGTGCCCGCAGCGGCGCGCGCGCCTAGGTCGCGTCCGTACGCCTGCGTGCCCGGCCCGGGCGATCGGCGTGCCGGTCCACGCCTGCCGTCGCCCGGCTGCTCCTCGCCCTCGAACCTGCGCGCGCGCCCACCCATCCGCAAACGGATGATCCGCAGTCATCGCAGCGCCCTGTCGCAGTGTGTCTCAGCGGTTTACCCCCGGAGATGCCTGTGCTAACCGGGACCCACTATGCCCCGACTCGTGAAGCGCTACAGCAACCGGAAGCTGTACGACACGAGCGAGAGCCGTTACGTCACCCTCGACGAGATCGCCCGCTGGGTGAAGGCCGGCGAAGAGGTCAAGATCCTCGAGAACGAGAGCGGCGAAGACCTCACCGCCGTCACGTTCGCGCAGATCATCCTCGAAGAGGAGCGCAAGAAGACGGGTCTCCTCTCGCTGCGCGTCATGCGTGACCTCATCCAGCACGGCGAAGCCGCGCTCCAGGGCATCGCCGGTGCCGTCGACCGTGGCATCGAGGTGATCCGCGCGGCGGCGCCGCAGCGCACCGGCCAGCTGGGACAGGTCGCCGAGCGCCTCGGCGCGCTCCAGAAGCAGGTCGACGACGTCGTCCGGTCGTCGATCGAGCGGGTGACGACCCACCCGACGTTCCAGCAGGAGCTGCGCCGCATCGAGCGCACCGCGCGTGCGCTCGAGGCCCGGATCGCGCGCCTGCGTCCCTGGAACGAAGGCGACGAGCAGCCGCCCCACAACGGCGACCGTCCCTGATCCGACGCGCCCACTCGCCGCTGCACGTCCGGTCGCGGGTCGCCCGACGGGGTCCGGGTGCGCCGTTGCTGAGAAGCATGCAAGGCGCTTCGTGAGGTAGTCGACCAGCTCGTCGGCCTGCCGCCGCCCCCTGCGAGGGCGGGCGCTCGGCGTGGCGCATCTGCTACGGCTCCCGGCCCCTCCGCGACGACCACGACCATCTCGGCTTCCGCCTTCCGGGCGGCGCCGAGCGGGACCGGGTTTCCGCCCGCGACGAGCACTGCGCGCCACGCTTGCTTCCGGTCCCCGCCGCTCGCCGGGGGCCGGTCCGCGTCGCGCGCCGGGTAGCCCGCGGCCCCGGCGTCTACCGCGCCAGGAAGACCGGGCACGTACTGTTGCGCAGCACGAACTCGGTCGTGCTGCCGAGGACCATCTCGATGATGCGGGAGTGGCCGTACGCGCCGATGAAGAGGAGGTCGAAGCCGCCGTCGCGCAGGACGTCGACGATGCGCTGGTGCGGCGGGCCCGAGAGCCGGCGGTAGGTGACGTCGAGCTCGTACGGCGCCAGGTAGCGCTTCGCCTCGTCGAGCGCGCGGTCGCCGTCGGCCGAGGCGTCGTCGCGCCCCACGTGGATCACGGTGAGCGGCAGCCCCAGGCTGGACGCGACCTCGCCGGCCGCGTGCATCGCGGCGCTGGCGCGTGGCGAGCCGTCGTAGGCGAGCAGGGGGCGCGTGATGGGGCGGAACTGCGCGGGCGAGACCAGGACGGGCTTGGGCGACTTGCGCGCCACCGACTCCGTCGCGCCGCCGAGGAGCCCGGTCGAGAACTGCTCGTTGACGCCGCGATGCCCGAGCACGACGAGGTCGGCGGTACGGGCCTGATCGCAGATCTCGTTGGCGACGATGCCCATCGGCATGGCGGTCTCGTGGGCGAGCCCGCGCTCCGTGCAGCGGGTGGTGAACGTGTCGAGCAGGACCTGGCCGCGCTCGCGCAGCGCCTCGCGCATCTTCGAGGAGAAGTCGAGATAGGGCTCGAAGCCGAGCGACCCCGAGACGTCGTGCAGGAACGAGCCCTCGATCGAGACGATGTCGATGACGTGCAGCCCGAGCAGCCGCGCCTTCAGGCGCTCGGCGAGCCAGGCGGAGTACTCGAACGCCCCTTCGGCGTGCTGCGAGCCGTCCAGCGCGACCAGGATCGTCTTGATCACCAGCGTGACCTCATGGCCGGCTGTAGCCCGCGGGCGGTAGGCGCGCAAGCTCCCGGGGCATCTTGCAAAACCTCGGGCGCCCGGCGACATATGCGGCGTGCCGCGGCGGGATGAGGCGTTGTTGGACGAGCTGAAGACCCTGGCCGATCGCCTGGGTGTGAAGGTGCGGGAGGAGATCCTCCTTCGCGAGGTCGGCTATCGCGTACGCAGCGGACGCGCCGTCGTCCGCGGGCAGGACGTCGTCTTCCTCGACCGTCATGCCACGCCGGCGGAGCGCGTCGAGGTGCTGCTCGACGGGCTCGCGGGCCGCGACCTCGAGCCCCACTACGTGTCGCCGGAGCTGCGCCGCCTGCTCGAGCGGCGGGGTGCGGCCTGACGGACGCGGCAGTGGCCCAGCGCGGACGCATGCAGGATTTCGAGCAGGCGCTCCGCGAGCGTGGGCTCAAGTCCACCTCGCAGCGCGACGACATCGCCAAGATCTTCTTCCAGACCGAGAAGCACCTCTCGGTCGAGGAGCTGCACGCCGCGGTGAAGAAGGTGAATCCGCGCGTCGGCTACGCCACCGTCTACCGCACCCTGAAGCTCCTCAAGGAGTGCGGGCTCGCCGACGAGCGACACTTCGACGACGGCCAGGCGCGCTACGAGCCGGCCGCCGCCGAGCACCAGCACCACGACCACATCATCTGCGAGCGCTGCGGCAAGATCGTCGAGTTCAACAGCGAGGAGCTCGAGAAGCTCCAGGACCGCATCGCGCGCTTCCTCGGCTTCGTGGTGAGCCGCCACCGCATGGAGCTGTACGGCATCTGCGCCGAGTGCCGTGAAGGCCGGCGCGGCGTTGTGCCCGCCCGCACGAAGTCCGGCGTCCACCAGGTCTGACGCTCACGGTACGGCGACGGCGGGGCTGCCGTCGCCCGCCGGCCACACGCCGCGGTCCGTGCTGCGGCCGCCGTCCAGCACCACCCAGCTCTGCGCGCCCAGGTGCGGCAGCACGCGTGCGGCGGCGGCGAGCGCGGCGGCATCGTCGCCCGCGACGACCGCGAGCGGCGCGCCGTTCGCGCGTCGCAGCGTGAAGGCGCGCGCGCTGCCGCGGCCCGCGACCTCCTTCGGGATCGGCGGGAGGCCTGCGACCGCGAGCGTCCTGGTGATCGCGGCGGTGTCGCCGACGAGGAGCGCGGGACCCGCCGGCAGCGTGGCGACGGGCGACGCCTCGCGCTCGAGGAGGGCGCGTGCCACGGCGACCGCGGCGTCACGCGCGGTGGCGTCGCCGACCACGACGGCCGCCGCCGCCGGGTCGAACGCGACCGCGCGCAGCACGGGCGGCACGGCGTCGGCGGGGAGATGGCGGTACAGGCGCAGCGCGGGATCCAGGACCACCCGGCGCGCGCTTGCCGCGGTGGGGATCGCGACCGGCGTGTGCTCGCCGTCGACGCGGGCGAGACGCGAGGCCGCGCCGGTGTCCGTCTCGACGGCGAGCGGAACTCCGAGCGCGTACGGCGGCGGGGTCTGCCCGAGCGTGAGCGCGACGCCGTCCGGCGTGCGTCGCACGTCGCGCGCGGCGAGCGTCGGCGCCCCGGGCCGGTCCACCCACTGCGCGAAGAAGTCGCCCAGCGGCATGCCGGCGGCGGCGCCGAACGCGGCCGCGAGGTCGTGCCACGTCGCCGCGCCGAAGCGGTGGACGGTCCAGAAACGGCGGATGCCGTCGGCGAACGCGTCGGCGCCGATCGTGTCGCGCAGCATGGCGAAGACGAACGCGGCCTTGTGGTAGCCGGTCGCCTGCGACGCCGTGTGCCGGCGGCCGCGAAAGTCGCGCAGCGGGCGATCGTCGGCGGCGGGCAGGATCGCGAGCTCGCGCAGCCAGCGCAGGCGCAGGTCGCGCGCCGCGGCGGCGCCCTGGCGCTCGACGAAGGTGTAATCGGCCATGAACGTCGTGAGCCCCTCGGCCCAGTTGCCGCCGTCGCCGACGCGCACCCCGTTGCCCCACCAGGCGTGCAGCACCTCGTGCCCGAGCGATGTGTCGGGGATGAAGGGGAGGCCGATCACGCGCACGCCGAGATACGTGAGACCGGGAAAGCCGAGGCCGAGCGGCAGCGGTCCGGAGACGACGTCGAACCGACGATAGGGATAGGAGCCGATCCAGCCGCCGTAGAGGTCGAGATAGCCGGCGACCTTGGCGAGGTACGTGTCGGCGACGCCCGCGACCTCCGGATGGAGCCAGGTTCGCAGCACGATCGCGCCGTGCCGGCGCGCGGCGACGACGTAGGGGCCGACGAACAGCGCGAGGTCGTCGCCCGGGTGCTCGCTGGTGAAGACCGTGGCGTCGCGGCCGTCGCGTGTCGCGTGATCGTCCAGGCGGCCCGGGGCGACGGCACGCAGGGGTGCGGGCACCGTCGCCGAGAGGCGCCAGGCGAAGGGCGCGTCGGGCAGCGGATGCCACGTACCCGGCGGCAGGTAGGCGTCGGTCGGTCCGGCGACCGGCGCGTCGCCGTCGGCACCCTTGAGCGTGCCCAGCGCCGTGCGGTAGCGGACGACGAGCGAATGCGTCCCGGCGGGAACGGGGATCGTGAGCGTTGCGCCGGCGGCCGGCTCGACGTCGAGCACGGCGCCGTCGCGGG
It contains:
- a CDS encoding carboxymuconolactone decarboxylase family protein, translating into MQFHDVDVKTVFRRMRELVPDAYRAWLEFDGKAFADGALPKKTKELIALGIAQITQCPWCIDAHVKKAAAAGCAPAEIAETIFVAMAMASGAAWSHGGLALQCLAEHEKAAAPKP
- a CDS encoding CoA transferase, translated to MPGRAREGRRTQAVTPTDARPLAGIVVVDLTRVLAGPYATMVLANLGARVVKVERPRRGDDARDIGPFVGGKSLYFSALNCDKESIALDLKAAADRVVFERLLGRADVLVENFRPGTLERLGFGPDVLAARWPRLVYAATSGFGHTGPLAHRPAYDMVVQAMGGVMSLTGHPGGPPARVGVSIGDITAGLFLALGIQAALWRRRETGRGTMVDVAMLDCQLAILENALTTHLVTGAIPGPLGTRHPNIAPFQAFEAGDGRPFVVCAGHDEVFARLCDAVGRRDLLADPRFGTAEDRRVHVEGLAATLGAVFATRPAAEWLERLEAAGVPCAPVNTVADVVREPQVAARHMVLDVADPQIGALRVAGNPIKLGDVPERTERRPPPELDRDRAAILAWLDGDV
- the pyrF gene encoding orotidine-5'-phosphate decarboxylase, whose amino-acid sequence is MRRGEGPHGEGGDRGAGGRGGGARRRDGGTPVSGPRTPDGIRTRLIFALDVERLDEAERLVDLLAPEIAVFKVGKQLFLHSGPEVVRMIHRRGREVFLDLKFHDIPHTVAKAGVEAARLGVRFFDLHASGSLEMMERTAAEVARVCRREGLRRPRILAVTVLTSLGKRDLKLVGVADEVDSQVVRLARLAHRAGMDGVVASPLEIAQIRKKCGPSFLIVTPGVRPPSAEKADQKRVMAPGEAMHAGADYLVIGRPVRDAPDPLATAREIVADMARGFLTARARSGARA
- a CDS encoding universal stress protein, which encodes MIKTILVALDGSQHAEGAFEYSAWLAERLKARLLGLHVIDIVSIEGSFLHDVSGSLGFEPYLDFSSKMREALRERGQVLLDTFTTRCTERGLAHETAMPMGIVANEICDQARTADLVVLGHRGVNEQFSTGLLGGATESVARKSPKPVLVSPAQFRPITRPLLAYDGSPRASAAMHAAGEVASSLGLPLTVIHVGRDDASADGDRALDEAKRYLAPYELDVTYRRLSGPPHQRIVDVLRDGGFDLLFIGAYGHSRIIEMVLGSTTEFVLRNSTCPVFLAR
- a CDS encoding transcriptional repressor; amino-acid sequence: MQDFEQALRERGLKSTSQRDDIAKIFFQTEKHLSVEELHAAVKKVNPRVGYATVYRTLKLLKECGLADERHFDDGQARYEPAAAEHQHHDHIICERCGKIVEFNSEELEKLQDRIARFLGFVVSRHRMELYGICAECREGRRGVVPARTKSGVHQV
- a CDS encoding M1 family peptidase codes for the protein MIRRLALLLALLATPAAAAPRIDVQADVDPAARRIEGTVRLTATGPAPTRLTIPAAVSVDAVTRDGAVLDVEPAAGATLTIPVPAGTHSLVVRYRTALGTLKGADGDAPVAGPTDAYLPPGTWHPLPDAPFAWRLSATVPAPLRAVAPGRLDDHATRDGRDATVFTSEHPGDDLALFVGPYVVAARRHGAIVLRTWLHPEVAGVADTYLAKVAGYLDLYGGWIGSYPYRRFDVVSGPLPLGLGFPGLTYLGVRVIGLPFIPDTSLGHEVLHAWWGNGVRVGDGGNWAEGLTTFMADYTFVERQGAAAARDLRLRWLRELAILPAADDRPLRDFRGRRHTASQATGYHKAAFVFAMLRDTIGADAFADGIRRFWTVHRFGAATWHDLAAAFGAAAGMPLGDFFAQWVDRPGAPTLAARDVRRTPDGVALTLGQTPPPYALGVPLAVETDTGAASRLARVDGEHTPVAIPTAASARRVVLDPALRLYRHLPADAVPPVLRAVAFDPAAAAVVVGDATARDAAVAVARALLEREASPVATLPAGPALLVGDTAAITRTLAVAGLPPIPKEVAGRGSARAFTLRRANGAPLAVVAGDDAAALAAAARVLPHLGAQSWVVLDGGRSTDRGVWPAGDGSPAVAVP
- a CDS encoding polyhydroxyalkanoate synthesis regulator DNA-binding domain-containing protein, which produces MPRLVKRYSNRKLYDTSESRYVTLDEIARWVKAGEEVKILENESGEDLTAVTFAQIILEEERKKTGLLSLRVMRDLIQHGEAALQGIAGAVDRGIEVIRAAAPQRTGQLGQVAERLGALQKQVDDVVRSSIERVTTHPTFQQELRRIERTARALEARIARLRPWNEGDEQPPHNGDRP
- a CDS encoding proline--tRNA ligase, with the protein product MRTSRLFAPTLRDDPADAEVVSHKLLVRAGMIRQVARGIYDFLPLGLRAVRRVESIVRDEMDRAGAQELLMPAVIPAELWQESGRWDLYGKELLRLRDRHDRDFCFGPTHEEVVTDLVRREVRSYRDLPKNLYQIQVKFRDEVRPRFGLMRGREFIMKDAYSFHTDVEDAQREYRVMYDAYTRIFERCGLTFRAVEAGSGAIGGSQTHEFQVLAESGEDAIVSCEQCGYAANVEKAEVRPLPPPAAAGGAREQVATPGKRTVAEVSAFLDVPAERFVKTLIYVAPDGATVAALVRGDHEVSETKLGAVLGGTFALADEETVRRVTGAAVGFAGPVGLRTGTIVADASLHGMRGAVTGANADEAHFIGVEQARDFPSVIFADLRQARAGDSCPRCDAGVYAAHRGIEVGQVFYLGTKYSKAMGASYLDAKGAEHAIEMGCYGIGITRTVAAAIEQNHDAAGIVWPAALAPYGALVVPVQASDATLREAAERIGAELEAAGVDTLLDDRDERPGVKFKDADLIGLPVRVTVGARSLQKGCVEVKARTAKEATEVPVGEAAAHVAAMVGPR